A DNA window from Microcystis aeruginosa NIES-843 contains the following coding sequences:
- a CDS encoding Rpn family recombination-promoting nuclease/putative transposase — MFDNICKFIAENFSDDLATWLLGSPLPLTVLDPTELQLDPIRADSLIFLQSEELILHTEFQTDPDSKIPFRMLDYRIRVYRRHPQKPMRQVVIYLRRSDSPLVQENTFRLGETFHSFQVIRLWEENTPQFFHQPGLLPFAVLSNTDDPEQVLSQVSRSLETISQKQVQSNLAAATSILAGLVLNRETIKKILRSDIMRESVIYQDILEEGREEGREEGREEGREEGKEEGKEEGKKEKARQIALKMLSAGFHVPEIAQFTDLSPATIEELQRQQHN, encoded by the coding sequence ATGTTTGATAATATTTGTAAATTTATCGCCGAAAACTTCTCCGATGATCTAGCCACTTGGTTATTGGGTTCTCCCCTCCCCTTAACCGTCCTCGACCCGACGGAATTACAATTAGACCCCATTCGTGCCGATTCTCTGATTTTTTTGCAGTCAGAGGAATTGATTCTCCATACTGAATTTCAAACCGACCCCGACTCCAAGATTCCTTTCCGAATGCTCGATTATCGCATTCGCGTCTATCGTCGTCATCCCCAAAAACCAATGCGTCAAGTGGTAATTTATCTGCGACGCAGTGATTCCCCCCTAGTACAAGAAAATACTTTCCGTCTGGGGGAAACTTTTCATTCTTTTCAAGTCATCCGTCTTTGGGAAGAAAATACGCCGCAATTTTTCCATCAACCCGGTTTATTACCCTTTGCCGTCCTCAGCAATACCGATGATCCCGAACAGGTGTTAAGTCAGGTGTCCCGTTCTCTAGAAACTATCTCTCAAAAACAGGTGCAAAGCAATCTCGCCGCCGCCACCAGTATTCTCGCTGGGTTAGTATTAAATCGAGAGACGATTAAAAAAATCCTTCGGAGTGACATTATGAGAGAATCCGTCATCTATCAAGATATTTTAGAGGAAGGCAGAGAGGAAGGCAGAGAGGAAGGCAGAGAGGAAGGCAGAGAGGAAGGCAAAGAGGAAGGCAAAGAGGAGGGAAAAAAAGAAAAAGCTCGACAAATTGCCCTAAAAATGCTATCTGCTGGCTTTCATGTCCCAGAAATCGCCCAATTTACTGATTTATCCCCCGCAACTATCGAGGAATTACAAAGACAGCAGCACAATTAA
- a CDS encoding phycobiliprotein lyase: MDIQEFINLCAGKWFSQRTSYQLAAQKVANNKAEITIDLLAADAADVVQLCLGNNCQSHTSLGGWKATWDNSVDYGQPKKIGSSYLVWLPSENSWQGKLITSDGKSAALGEYHLRSDQALTLTIEDNHHRIEERIWFASPNLRLRTSIIQSGNGDRQTVFYSEIRKMVAS; the protein is encoded by the coding sequence ATGGACATTCAAGAATTTATTAATCTCTGTGCGGGTAAATGGTTTTCTCAGCGCACCAGTTATCAATTAGCTGCCCAAAAAGTTGCCAATAATAAAGCAGAAATCACCATCGATTTGCTGGCTGCCGATGCTGCCGATGTGGTGCAATTATGTTTAGGAAATAACTGTCAGTCCCACACCAGTCTAGGGGGATGGAAAGCAACTTGGGATAATTCCGTGGACTATGGACAACCGAAAAAAATCGGTTCTAGCTATTTAGTTTGGCTGCCCTCAGAGAATTCTTGGCAAGGAAAATTAATCACATCGGACGGTAAATCGGCAGCGCTGGGAGAATATCATCTCAGAAGCGATCAAGCTTTGACTTTAACCATCGAGGATAATCACCATCGTATCGAGGAAAGAATCTGGTTTGCTAGTCCTAATCTGAGATTGCGTACCAGTATTATCCAGTCGGGCAATGGCGATCGCCAGACGGTTTTCTATTCGGAAATTCGCAAAATGGTTGCTTCTTAA
- a CDS encoding Rpn family recombination-promoting nuclease/putative transposase — translation MKTDSIFYRLFETFPESFFDLLNLPPETVNHYQFSSLEVKQLAFRLDGVFLPDNLNEPIYFVEVQFQKDERFYSRFFSEIFLYFHQSESNNNWQGVIIYPHPGIENSPKSRYQEFFESGRVNCYYLNQLDEGDSLGVKVLQLIVESEPNTLAQGKELIQQVRQQFQESLKREDILELIETILIYKLPKLNRKEIEAMFSLSDLRETKVYQEALEEGKEEGEEKGKEEKARQIALKMISAGFPIPEIAQFTDLSPDAIEELQRQNARDV, via the coding sequence GTGAAAACGGACAGTATTTTCTATCGTCTCTTTGAGACTTTTCCCGAAAGTTTCTTTGATTTGCTCAATCTTCCCCCAGAAACCGTCAATCATTATCAATTTTCCTCCCTAGAAGTTAAACAACTCGCTTTTCGTTTAGATGGGGTCTTTCTTCCTGATAACCTTAATGAACCGATTTACTTTGTTGAGGTACAATTTCAAAAAGATGAACGGTTTTACTCGCGCTTTTTTAGTGAAATATTTCTCTATTTTCATCAAAGTGAGAGTAATAACAATTGGCAAGGGGTGATCATTTATCCTCATCCTGGAATTGAAAATAGTCCCAAATCTCGTTATCAAGAATTCTTTGAGTCAGGACGGGTTAACTGTTATTATCTGAATCAATTAGATGAGGGGGATTCTCTGGGGGTAAAAGTGTTACAATTAATTGTGGAATCGGAACCAAACACCTTAGCCCAAGGAAAAGAACTGATTCAACAAGTTAGACAACAATTTCAGGAGTCTTTAAAAAGAGAGGACATTCTAGAATTAATTGAGACAATTCTCATTTATAAATTACCGAAATTAAACCGTAAGGAGATAGAAGCTATGTTTAGTTTAAGTGATTTAAGAGAAACTAAGGTTTATCAAGAAGCTTTAGAGGAAGGCAAAGAGGAAGGCGAGGAAAAGGGAAAAGAAGAAAAAGCCAGACAAATTGCCCTGAAAATGATATCTGCTGGTTTTCCTATCCCAGAAATCGCCCAATTTACCGATTTATCCCCCGACGCGATCGAGGAATTACAAAGGCAGAACGCTCGCGATGTTTGA
- the ndk gene encoding nucleoside-diphosphate kinase, with protein MERTFLMIKPDGVQRNLVGEIIQRFETKGFTLVGLKMMQVSSELAEKHYAVHKERPFFRSLVDFITSSPVVAMVWQGEGVIASARKIIGATNPLNAEPGTIRGDFGISVGRNLIHGSDGPDTAKDEVSLWFSDAELANWTPAITPWVVE; from the coding sequence ATGGAACGCACTTTCTTAATGATTAAACCCGACGGTGTGCAGCGCAATCTGGTGGGGGAAATTATTCAACGCTTTGAAACTAAAGGTTTTACGCTGGTTGGGTTGAAAATGATGCAGGTTTCTAGTGAATTAGCGGAAAAACACTACGCTGTTCATAAGGAAAGACCCTTTTTCCGTTCGTTAGTCGATTTTATTACCTCCTCCCCCGTGGTGGCCATGGTTTGGCAAGGAGAAGGAGTAATTGCCTCCGCTAGAAAAATTATTGGCGCCACTAATCCCCTCAATGCTGAACCTGGTACGATTCGCGGTGATTTTGGCATTAGTGTCGGACGCAATCTTATCCATGGGTCCGATGGTCCAGATACGGCCAAAGATGAAGTTAGTCTCTGGTTTAGCGATGCAGAATTAGCTAATTGGACTCCCGCAATCACTCCCTGGGTGGTAGAATAA
- a CDS encoding creatininase family protein: MMHGFIPPHRYFPYLTWTDIDSMPDKENVVIIQPIGAIEQHGPHLPIAVDAAISLGVLGKAFEKLDTNIAAFALPCLYYGKSNEHWSFPGTITLSAATLLTLIQEIAESLYRSGFRKLVLMNSHGGQPQVMEIAARDIHQQYPDFLVFPFFTWRVPHNAAELFSEYELEYGIHAGDVETSIMLSLLPEQVKIERAVREYPQGWPENSLLTMEGKLPFAWLTKELTKSGVMGDATNASKEKGDRLLESVANGWVQVIADVYQFRQPKLY; the protein is encoded by the coding sequence ATGATGCACGGTTTTATTCCCCCACATCGTTATTTTCCCTATCTTACTTGGACAGATATAGATTCAATGCCAGATAAGGAAAATGTGGTAATTATTCAACCCATCGGTGCGATCGAACAACACGGACCCCATCTACCTATTGCCGTCGATGCTGCCATTAGTTTAGGGGTTTTAGGCAAAGCTTTCGAGAAATTAGATACAAACATCGCCGCTTTCGCTTTACCCTGTCTCTACTACGGAAAATCTAACGAACATTGGTCTTTTCCAGGCACGATTACCCTCTCGGCAGCCACCTTATTAACCCTCATTCAAGAGATAGCTGAAAGTCTCTATCGTTCGGGTTTTCGCAAGTTAGTATTAATGAACTCCCACGGCGGGCAACCGCAAGTTATGGAAATTGCTGCTAGGGATATTCATCAACAATATCCCGATTTTTTAGTATTTCCTTTTTTCACTTGGCGAGTTCCCCACAATGCGGCTGAATTATTCTCGGAATATGAATTAGAATACGGTATTCATGCAGGAGATGTGGAAACTAGCATTATGTTATCATTACTGCCAGAACAGGTAAAAATTGAGCGGGCCGTCCGAGAATATCCTCAAGGTTGGCCAGAAAATAGTTTGTTAACTATGGAGGGAAAATTACCCTTTGCTTGGTTAACTAAGGAATTAACTAAAAGTGGAGTGATGGGAGATGCTACTAATGCAAGTAAAGAAAAAGGCGATCGATTATTAGAATCTGTTGCTAATGGTTGGGTACAGGTGATCGCTGATGTTTATCAATTCCGTCAACCGAAGTTATATTAA
- a CDS encoding LL-diaminopimelate aminotransferase, whose product MNNLTLAHRLQALQSNVFADMDRAKAASREAGNTIIDLSLGSSDLGAAPHVVDAIERSLHDPHTHGYLLHNGTRDFRITAANWYSDRFGVPIDAETEVLPLIGSQEGTAHLPLAILNPGDFALLLDPGYPSHLGGVALAGGQIYGMPILAKNDFLPVLEDIPDLVLAQSKLMVLSYPHNPTTAIAPLAFFQKAVDFCRQHNLVLIHDFPYLDIFFAGTSPPPSILQADRAKTNSIEFFTFSKSYNMGGFRIGFAIGNPQLIMALRQIKAMVDFNQYLGILNGAIAALTGNQDSVKETVAIFQKRRDVFINALNRIGWPVATPAATMYVWAKIPPSWPGNSVDFCRQLVAQTGVAVSPGSGFGKGGEGYVRFALVHDPDILEAAVEKIGAFLG is encoded by the coding sequence ATGAATAACTTAACCCTAGCACACCGCTTACAGGCACTACAATCCAACGTTTTTGCCGATATGGATCGGGCAAAAGCTGCCAGTAGAGAAGCGGGTAATACCATTATCGATCTTTCGCTCGGTTCCTCCGATCTTGGGGCTGCTCCCCACGTTGTCGATGCTATTGAACGATCTCTCCACGATCCTCACACCCACGGCTATTTACTCCATAATGGGACCAGAGACTTCCGAATAACTGCCGCTAACTGGTATAGCGATCGCTTTGGTGTCCCCATCGATGCGGAAACGGAGGTTTTACCCCTAATTGGTTCTCAGGAAGGCACGGCCCATCTACCGTTGGCCATTCTCAACCCCGGGGATTTTGCCCTGCTCCTCGATCCGGGTTATCCCTCCCATTTGGGCGGTGTTGCCCTTGCTGGCGGTCAAATCTACGGGATGCCAATTTTGGCAAAAAATGACTTTCTGCCGGTTTTAGAGGACATTCCTGACCTAGTGCTGGCACAATCGAAGCTGATGGTCTTGAGTTATCCCCATAATCCCACCACAGCGATCGCACCTTTGGCATTTTTCCAAAAAGCGGTTGATTTTTGCCGTCAGCATAATTTAGTTTTAATCCACGATTTTCCCTATCTAGACATCTTTTTTGCGGGAACATCGCCCCCCCCGTCAATTTTACAGGCCGATCGAGCTAAAACTAATTCGATCGAGTTTTTTACCTTTTCCAAGTCCTATAATATGGGCGGTTTTCGCATCGGTTTCGCCATTGGCAACCCGCAGTTAATTATGGCTTTGCGACAGATTAAAGCCATGGTTGATTTTAATCAGTATTTGGGCATCCTCAACGGTGCGATCGCTGCTTTGACCGGTAATCAAGATTCGGTCAAGGAAACCGTCGCTATCTTCCAAAAACGCCGGGATGTGTTTATTAATGCCTTAAATCGCATCGGTTGGCCGGTTGCCACTCCGGCCGCCACTATGTATGTTTGGGCGAAAATTCCCCCCAGTTGGCCGGGTAATTCCGTCGATTTTTGTCGGCAATTGGTGGCCCAAACCGGTGTCGCTGTTTCCCCCGGTTCCGGTTTTGGTAAGGGTGGTGAGGGTTATGTGCGTTTTGCCTTAGTTCACGATCCCGATATTCTAGAGGCTGCCGTGGAGAAAATTGGGGCTTTTTTGGGATAA
- a CDS encoding thioredoxin family protein has product MMISSDGEEINTVSSVTVISDQKFDKEVFEVEKPVLVYFWASWCGPCRLVSPSIDWVAKTYGERLKVVKLEIDPNPNSVAKCDVKGVPALRIFKDKKLIATHEGAIGKQQLQSFIDTYVS; this is encoded by the coding sequence ATGATGATCAGTAGCGATGGTGAGGAAATAAATACTGTGAGTAGCGTAACTGTCATTAGCGATCAGAAGTTTGACAAAGAGGTTTTTGAGGTCGAAAAACCCGTTTTAGTCTATTTTTGGGCGAGTTGGTGCGGTCCGTGCCGTCTGGTATCCCCCTCGATCGATTGGGTGGCGAAAACCTACGGCGAACGGCTAAAAGTAGTTAAACTAGAAATAGACCCTAACCCCAACTCGGTGGCTAAATGTGATGTGAAAGGTGTTCCCGCTTTACGCATCTTTAAAGATAAAAAACTTATTGCCACTCATGAAGGGGCGATCGGCAAACAACAATTACAATCTTTTATCGATACCTATGTCAGCTAA
- the hpnH gene encoding adenosyl-hopene transferase HpnH → MAVQLQQALVVASYILKQRLAGKKRFPLVLMLEPLFRCNLACTGCGKIQHPPEILRNHLTPAECFAAVEECGVPVVSIPGGEPLLHPQIDEIVKGLVDRKKFVYLCTNALLLEKSLDKFTPSPYLTFSVHLDGLKAHHDRCVDREGVFDKAVQGIKAAKARGFRVTTNTTVFEGTEPREMQEFFDFLATLGIDGMMISPGYSYEWAPDQDSFLKREQTRALFREILSPWKSGQKKWNFNHNPLFLDFLIGEQDYECSPWGSPSYSLLGWQKPCYLLNEGHYKSFRELLAETNWDNYGRASGNPQCADCMVHCGYEPTAAMAAFKPANMRRAMQSLIGV, encoded by the coding sequence ATGGCTGTCCAACTGCAACAAGCTTTAGTGGTTGCTTCCTATATCTTGAAACAGCGTCTAGCAGGAAAAAAGCGTTTTCCCTTAGTTTTAATGCTAGAACCGCTATTTCGCTGCAATTTAGCCTGTACTGGCTGCGGTAAGATTCAACATCCCCCGGAAATCCTCCGCAATCATCTCACCCCGGCAGAATGTTTCGCAGCGGTGGAAGAATGCGGAGTTCCCGTGGTTTCCATCCCCGGGGGCGAGCCGCTTTTACACCCACAAATCGATGAAATTGTCAAGGGGTTAGTGGACAGAAAAAAATTTGTCTATCTCTGTACCAATGCTCTGTTATTGGAAAAAAGCCTGGATAAATTTACTCCTTCACCCTATCTTACCTTTAGTGTCCATCTGGACGGTTTAAAAGCACATCACGATCGCTGTGTGGATCGAGAGGGAGTATTCGATAAGGCAGTACAAGGGATTAAAGCAGCGAAAGCGAGAGGTTTTCGGGTTACTACTAATACCACGGTTTTTGAAGGCACAGAGCCGCGAGAAATGCAGGAATTTTTCGATTTTCTCGCTACTTTGGGCATCGATGGCATGATGATTTCCCCCGGTTACAGTTATGAGTGGGCCCCAGATCAAGATAGTTTCTTGAAACGGGAGCAAACTAGAGCTTTATTCCGAGAAATTCTCTCACCCTGGAAATCAGGGCAGAAAAAGTGGAATTTTAACCATAATCCTCTCTTTCTCGATTTTCTCATCGGTGAACAAGACTATGAATGCAGCCCTTGGGGTAGTCCTAGCTATAGTCTTTTAGGATGGCAAAAACCCTGTTATCTGCTCAACGAAGGTCATTACAAAAGCTTTCGGGAACTTTTAGCAGAAACCAATTGGGATAACTACGGTCGGGCCAGTGGCAATCCGCAATGTGCCGATTGTATGGTACATTGCGGCTATGAACCGACCGCGGCCATGGCAGCTTTTAAACCGGCTAATATGAGACGTGCCATGCAGAGTTTAATCGGAGTCTAG
- a CDS encoding ABC transporter permease produces the protein MSPLSSAIIDTWRRFYRDPLAVIGAIALIIIILAVLFGPIFYRVPIDTIDFSQTTAPPSLKHLFGTNDLGQDQLARILVGGRISLAVGIAAMIVAIILGTAIGAISGFYGGAIDGLLMRLTDLFLSLPQLPLLLLIVYLFRDSIKKIAGPETGIFILVVLVIGGLNWMSVARLVRGNFLKLREMEFISAAIALGATPFRLIWVHLLPNVLGMIIVAATLAVGNAIITESTLSFLGLGFPPDVPTWGQMLFKAKDYLTTAPHLVIFPALAIVITVLSINFIGDGLRDVFDPNV, from the coding sequence ATGTCTCCCCTGTCTTCTGCAATTATCGATACTTGGCGACGTTTTTACCGAGATCCCTTGGCAGTAATAGGAGCGATCGCATTAATTATAATTATTCTTGCTGTCCTATTCGGTCCGATTTTCTATCGGGTCCCCATCGATACCATTGATTTTAGTCAAACCACTGCTCCCCCCAGTTTAAAACATCTTTTTGGGACTAATGATCTGGGCCAGGATCAATTGGCGAGGATTTTGGTGGGGGGTCGAATTTCCCTAGCGGTGGGGATTGCTGCTATGATAGTTGCGATTATTCTAGGGACGGCGATCGGGGCTATTTCCGGGTTTTACGGGGGCGCAATCGATGGCTTATTGATGCGATTAACGGATTTATTCCTATCTTTGCCCCAATTACCCCTACTTTTACTGATTGTCTATCTATTTCGCGATAGCATCAAAAAAATCGCCGGACCGGAAACGGGTATTTTTATCCTCGTGGTTTTAGTAATCGGGGGTTTAAATTGGATGTCGGTGGCGCGATTGGTGCGGGGAAATTTCTTAAAATTACGCGAGATGGAGTTTATCTCGGCTGCGATTGCTTTGGGGGCCACTCCTTTCCGTTTAATCTGGGTGCATTTATTGCCTAATGTTTTGGGAATGATTATCGTGGCGGCCACTTTAGCGGTGGGTAATGCGATTATTACCGAGTCAACCCTGAGTTTTTTGGGTTTGGGTTTCCCCCCCGATGTGCCGACTTGGGGACAAATGTTATTTAAAGCTAAAGATTACTTGACAACTGCCCCCCACTTGGTCATTTTTCCCGCTCTAGCTATCGTGATCACGGTGTTAAGTATTAATTTTATCGGTGATGGTTTACGGGATGTCTTTGATCCTAATGTTTAA
- a CDS encoding HEAT repeat domain-containing protein — MSKPDTQAIALQLESSNSKDRLLALASLREVTPEEAVPLIKKVLYDEMLPVRSMAVFALGVKQTEECFPILVDLLANDADYGIRADAAGALGYLEDIRAFEPLQRAFYEDTQWLVRFSAAVALGNLGDIRAKQVLLSALDSNEAVIQQAAIAALGEIKAVETVEKLLTFVNSDDWLIRQRLAEALGHLPAEKTIAALKFLVKDEHPQVREAARLSLQKLANV; from the coding sequence ATGAGTAAGCCTGATACACAAGCCATTGCCCTCCAGTTAGAAAGTAGCAATTCTAAAGATCGTCTGCTGGCCTTGGCATCCCTGCGAGAAGTGACCCCGGAGGAAGCTGTACCCTTGATCAAAAAAGTCCTTTATGATGAAATGCTGCCAGTGCGATCGATGGCTGTCTTTGCTTTGGGAGTCAAACAAACCGAGGAATGCTTTCCTATCCTAGTGGATTTGTTAGCCAATGATGCCGATTATGGCATTCGCGCCGATGCTGCCGGGGCCTTAGGTTATTTAGAAGATATTCGCGCTTTTGAACCCCTACAACGGGCTTTTTACGAAGACACGCAATGGTTAGTCCGCTTTAGTGCCGCCGTCGCTTTGGGCAATTTGGGCGATATTCGGGCTAAACAGGTGTTATTATCGGCCCTCGATAGTAACGAAGCGGTTATTCAACAGGCCGCTATTGCTGCCCTTGGCGAAATCAAAGCAGTGGAAACCGTCGAGAAGCTTTTAACCTTTGTTAACTCCGATGACTGGTTAATTCGGCAGCGATTAGCGGAAGCTTTAGGCCATCTTCCGGCGGAAAAAACGATCGCAGCCCTAAAATTTTTGGTCAAAGACGAACACCCGCAAGTGCGCGAAGCGGCCCGTTTATCCTTGCAAAAATTGGCCAACGTCTAG
- a CDS encoding Rpn family recombination-promoting nuclease/putative transposase: MKTDSIFYRLFQTFPESFFDLLNLPPETVNHYQFSSLEVKQLAFRLDGVFLPDNLNEPIYFVEVQFQKDERFYSRFFSEIFLYFHQSESNNNWQGVIIYPHPGIENSPKSRYQEFFESGRVNCYYLNQLDEGDSLGVKVLQLIVESEPNTLAQGKELIQQVRQQFQESLKRQDILELIETILIYKLPKLNRKEIEAMFSLSDLRETKVYQEALEEGELSAKKSLILRQLNLKLGSIPLNIEQKIKQLNPNQLDNLALALLDFSDLEDLHQWLN, from the coding sequence GTGAAAACGGACAGTATTTTCTATCGTCTCTTTCAGACTTTTCCTGAAAGTTTCTTTGATTTGCTCAATCTTCCCCCAGAAACCGTCAATCATTATCAATTTTCCTCCCTAGAAGTTAAACAACTCGCTTTTCGTTTAGATGGGGTCTTTCTTCCTGATAACCTTAATGAACCGATTTACTTTGTTGAGGTACAATTTCAAAAAGATGAACGGTTTTACTCGCGCTTTTTTAGTGAAATATTTCTCTATTTTCATCAAAGTGAGAGTAATAACAATTGGCAAGGGGTGATCATTTATCCTCATCCTGGAATTGAAAATAGTCCCAAATCTCGTTATCAAGAATTCTTTGAGTCAGGACGGGTTAACTGTTATTATCTGAATCAATTAGATGAGGGGGATTCTCTGGGGGTAAAAGTGTTACAATTAATTGTGGAATCGGAACCAAACACCTTAGCCCAAGGAAAAGAACTGATTCAACAAGTTAGACAACAATTTCAGGAGTCTTTAAAAAGACAGGACATTCTAGAATTAATTGAGACAATTCTCATTTATAAATTACCGAAATTAAACCGTAAGGAGATAGAAGCTATGTTTAGTTTAAGTGATTTAAGAGAAACTAAGGTTTATCAAGAAGCTTTAGAGGAAGGAGAATTATCCGCTAAAAAAAGCCTAATTTTGCGTCAGCTAAACTTAAAGCTAGGTTCTATTCCTTTAAATATAGAACAAAAAATTAAACAGTTAAATCCTAATCAACTGGATAATTTGGCTCTTGCTTTATTGGATTTTTCGGATTTGGAAGATTTGCACCAATGGTTAAATTAA
- a CDS encoding DUF1517 domain-containing protein, whose protein sequence is MSSLGDRFKKFAGKTRYVVCRLFLHLYGQEVAPLIGILNRTGREAIDSEGDLEVMGEGLVEICQNLLQMNLYWFSIANEGDVFWNEGEAGDYVNELFTDSAARYLSESVSSQLGENEPLTLPVTDNLVVMITIAFEGESAALETSLADREALEDGLKSIINLHYQGRLRAIQVHFSPAQLGDELTNEQLLLNFPELLPL, encoded by the coding sequence ATGAGTTCTTTAGGCGATCGCTTCAAGAAATTTGCGGGAAAAACTCGCTATGTGGTCTGTCGCTTATTTTTGCATCTCTACGGACAAGAAGTCGCACCCCTGATCGGTATCCTTAATCGTACCGGCCGGGAGGCGATCGATTCCGAAGGCGATTTAGAGGTCATGGGAGAGGGTTTAGTAGAAATTTGTCAAAATCTGCTGCAGATGAACCTCTATTGGTTTTCTATAGCTAATGAGGGCGATGTTTTTTGGAATGAGGGGGAAGCGGGAGACTACGTTAACGAACTGTTTACCGATTCCGCGGCCAGATACCTAAGTGAATCGGTGTCTTCACAGTTGGGGGAAAACGAACCCTTAACTTTACCCGTCACCGATAACTTAGTTGTTATGATCACAATAGCCTTCGAGGGTGAGAGTGCTGCTTTAGAAACTAGCCTAGCCGATCGAGAAGCCCTAGAAGATGGTTTAAAATCAATAATTAACCTTCACTACCAAGGTCGGCTGCGTGCGATTCAGGTACATTTTTCTCCTGCTCAATTGGGAGATGAATTGACCAATGAGCAACTATTACTCAATTTCCCCGAATTACTGCCTTTATAG
- a CDS encoding DICT sensory domain-containing protein, which yields MTVESSLQQLKRASSGRLPSSYGVYFKNTLVALCHALEDHILQTSSPDSTNKPLVLVTFQQGKWYLQEAERYLDIARSSRHIAIAAVADSGFSEHKTGSLENVSLVNLDNSDSLVNEWNLIILSPDYASMVLCHELSPEEYRSDSQPQIDTERKFYGLWTFDRDLVEKAARILIERLHPYNPSLAADLSRQQQEISQNINPIPTDLTGVVSRIVTYLQTSQQQLVTVSRQTRELSDLEGQASRLNKNLAANKLQAFLRMAQKVDERDIDNPLASLQVAALAEMLGQLLDLPTLRLRRLRLAGLLYRIGLAEAPIEVFRQRASQLEGANALFWRDRSVLGAQLLATMPELAPIQQIIYHEFEYWDGSGVPNGLKGEEISLESRILGLSAYFQELTQPRGDRLALDLGEALERCQNYSGIRFDPALVEKLSSVIRLCEMGWMQLPDRPSQVPAVWLESV from the coding sequence ATGACCGTAGAATCCAGCTTACAACAGTTAAAAAGAGCTTCATCGGGACGATTACCCAGCAGTTACGGGGTCTATTTTAAGAATACCCTTGTGGCCCTCTGTCATGCTCTTGAAGATCATATCTTGCAAACTAGCAGCCCAGATAGTACAAATAAACCACTGGTCTTAGTCACCTTTCAACAGGGTAAATGGTATTTACAGGAAGCTGAGCGCTATTTAGATATCGCTCGCTCTTCTCGTCATATTGCGATCGCCGCCGTGGCCGATAGTGGTTTTTCTGAGCATAAAACCGGCAGTTTAGAGAATGTTTCGCTAGTTAACTTAGATAATAGCGATAGTTTGGTTAATGAGTGGAATTTAATCATTCTTTCCCCCGATTACGCCTCCATGGTACTCTGTCATGAGTTATCCCCAGAAGAATACCGGTCCGATAGTCAACCCCAAATAGACACGGAGCGAAAATTCTACGGTTTATGGACATTCGATCGGGATTTAGTCGAAAAAGCCGCTAGGATCTTAATTGAGCGTCTGCATCCTTATAATCCCAGTCTAGCGGCCGATTTAAGCAGACAACAGCAGGAAATTAGTCAAAATATTAATCCCATTCCCACGGATTTAACGGGAGTAGTCTCTCGCATTGTCACCTATCTGCAAACCAGTCAACAGCAGTTAGTCACCGTCAGCAGACAAACGCGAGAATTAAGCGACTTAGAAGGACAAGCATCCCGTTTAAATAAAAATTTGGCCGCTAATAAACTGCAAGCTTTTCTAAGAATGGCTCAAAAGGTCGATGAAAGAGATATTGATAATCCCCTTGCTTCCCTACAGGTGGCCGCTTTAGCGGAAATGTTGGGACAATTGCTCGATTTACCCACCCTGAGATTGCGACGCTTGCGATTAGCCGGTTTATTATACCGCATCGGTCTAGCGGAGGCTCCGATCGAAGTTTTTAGACAGCGTGCCAGTCAGTTAGAGGGAGCAAATGCGTTATTTTGGCGGGATCGATCGGTGTTAGGCGCACAATTACTCGCCACTATGCCCGAATTAGCCCCAATTCAACAGATTATTTACCATGAGTTTGAATACTGGGATGGTAGCGGGGTTCCCAACGGCTTAAAAGGGGAAGAAATCAGCCTAGAGTCGAGAATTTTAGGATTATCAGCCTATTTTCAGGAATTAACTCAACCGCGAGGCGACCGACTAGCTCTAGATTTAGGAGAGGCCCTAGAGCGCTGTCAAAATTATAGCGGGATTCGTTTTGATCCCGCTTTGGTAGAAAAATTAAGTTCGGTAATTCGTCTGTGCGAAATGGGGTGGATGCAATTACCCGATCGCCCTAGTCAAGTCCCCGCCGTCTGGTTAGAATCAGTTTAG